A stretch of Rhododendron vialii isolate Sample 1 chromosome 4a, ASM3025357v1 DNA encodes these proteins:
- the LOC131323846 gene encoding chaperonin 60 subunit beta 2, chloroplastic-like, with product MGHGAKVLFTKDLTTIVGDGSTQDAVNQHVAQIKNLIEVAEQEYEKKKRNDRIAKFSGGVVVIQVRAQTERAKRKEVESRGCSQCNKGNQAAVEESIVVVGGCTLLRLASKVDAIKDSLENGEEKGYKLERVLSYPSKLIAKNAGANGSVVNERYLTKLVLPNDNPEFGYNVAMGEYEDLMVARIIDPTKTSLGILFLDYSLDDLDSTLFDDIVVMLLGTRNFGGENNLGVNCVVVEIIEHELVPTGNPMGNSGNKVF from the exons ATGGGTCATGGTGCTAAGGTTTTGTTTACCAAGGATTTGACGACAATTGTTGGTGATGGGAGCACCCAGGATGCAGTAAATCAACATGTTGCACAGATTAAAAACCTTATAGAG GTTGCCGAGCAAgaatatgaaaagaaaaaacgtAATGATAGAATTGCAAAGTTTTCTGGAGGTGTTGTCGTCATTCAG GTTAGAGCACAAACTGAGagagcaaaaagaaaagaagttgaGAGTAGAGGATGCTCTCAATGCAACAAAGGCAA TCAGGCAGCTGTTGAGGAAagtattgttgttgttggtggATGCACCCTACTTAGGCTTGCATCAAAAGTTGATGCCATCAAGGATAGCCTTGAGAATGGCGAAGAAAAG GGCTACAAGTTGGAGCGAGTTTTGAGTTACCCCTCGAAGTTGATTGCCAAGAATGCCGGTGCTAATGGAAGTGTTGTTAATGAGAGGTACTTAACTAAATTA gTTCTTCCCAATGATAACCCTGAATTTGGATACAATGTTGCAATGGGAGAATACGAGGATTTGATGGTTGCCAGAATAATTGATCCGACCAAG ACATCATTAGGCATATTGTTTTTAGACTACTCTTTAGATGATCTAGACTCTACTCTATTTGATGATATT GTAGTCATGTTGCTTGGAACACGCAACTTCGGTGGCGAAAACAATCTTGGTGTCAACTGTGTAGTGGTAGAGATCATAGAGCATGAACTTGTTCCTACTGGCAACCCCATGGGCAATTCAGGAAACAAA GTTTTCTGA